One Pseudorca crassidens isolate mPseCra1 chromosome 21, mPseCra1.hap1, whole genome shotgun sequence DNA segment encodes these proteins:
- the GINS4 gene encoding DNA replication complex GINS protein SLD5, producing MTEELDLPGQDSDAGSEEVVLTPAELIDRLEQAWMNEKFAPELLENKSEIVECVMEQLQHMEENLRRAKKGDLKVSIHQMEMERIRFVLSSYLRCRLMKIERFFPHVLEKERTRREGEPSSLSPEEFAFAREYMANTETYLKNVALKHMPPNLQKVDLLRAVPKPDLDSYVFLRVKERQENILVEPETDEQRDYVIDLEEGSQHLIRYKTIAPLVASGAVQLI from the exons ATGACAGAGGAACTGGATCTCCCGGGACAGGACTCTGATGCGGGGAGTGAGGAGGTGGTCCTGACCCCTGCAGAGCTCATTGACAGGCTGGAACAG GCCTGGATGAATGAAAAGTTTGCCCCTGAGCTGCTGGAAAACAAGTCGGAAATCGTAGAATGTGTCATGGAGCAGCTGCAGCACATG GAAGAAAATCTCAGGAGGGCCAAGAAGGGGGACCTGAAGGTCAGCATCCATcagatggagatggagaggatCCGCTTCGTCCTGAGCAGCTACCTGCGGTGTCGGCTCATGAAG ATAGAGAGGTTTTTCCCTCACGTCCTTGAAAAGGAGAGAACACGCCGTGAGGGGGAGCCTTCCAGCCTTTCTCCGGAAGAGTTTGCCTTCGCCAGAGA GTACATGGCTAACACAGAGACCTACCTAAAGAACGTTGCCTTAAAGCACATGCCTCCTAATTTACAGAAGGTGGACCTCTTGAGGGCAG TTCCCAAACCAGATCTGGATTCATATGTGTTTCTGAGGGTGAAAGAGCGACAAGAAAACATACTGGTAGAACCGGAAACAGATGAGCAGAG GGACTATGTGATCGACCTGGAGGAGGGCTCACAGCACTTGATCCGATACAAAACCATCGCACCCCTGGTCGCTTCTGGAGCCGTACAGCTAATTTAA